From a single Capsicum annuum cultivar UCD-10X-F1 chromosome 12, UCD10Xv1.1, whole genome shotgun sequence genomic region:
- the LOC107850041 gene encoding uncharacterized protein LOC107850041 produces MQVELPCSGMMISLILLQWGFYTKKFNTKFRYLLRLLGSPALTYIYKDQNRLADSLAKRAISTTQPSVLPTAGPLMDTTMFWTPPQDLLIILGADKRGDFITGRVKTLRVLPPSTSINIPTSTVFSDNGWSVNNAQYADTTVAVLSNDSPKTFRYGANII; encoded by the exons ATGCAGGTGGAATTGCCATGCTCTGGCATGATGATATCCTTAATATTACTGCAATGGGGCTTTTACACCAAGAAATTCAATACAAAATTCAG GTACCTCCTCCGGCTACTGGGAAGTCCAGCACTGACTTATATCTACAAAGACCAGAACCGACTAGCGGATAGCCTAGCGAAAAGAGCCATCTCTACTACACAACCATCCGTTCTACCTACTGCGGGTCCACTTATGGACACTACTATGTTTTGGACTCCTCCACAGGATCTTTTGATCATTTTGGGTGCTGACAAAAGAGGAGATTTTATTACTGGGCGTGTTAAGACTTTGCGAGTTTTACCTCCCAGTACATCTATAAATATTCCTACTAGTACTGTGTTTAGTGATAACGGATGGTCTGTAAATAATGCACAATATGCAGATACTACGGTGGCAGTACTGTCAAATGACTCTCCGAAGACTTTTAGATATGGtgctaatataatataa
- the LOC107851328 gene encoding amino acid transporter AVT1I → MEPKFNNDSSSIRVGLLVLNENCYHKLQNDDRIEDNNSTPILGVEENGIQHSISGPTSFSRTCFNGLNALSGVGILSVPYALASGGWLSLIFLFIIAISTYYTGLLIQRCMDIDQTITSYPDIGERAFGITGRMLVSTTMNVELYMVVTGFLILEGDNLQNLFGDIQLVQIFGLIIGGKQCFVIIISFVILPTVWLNNMIILSYISASGVVASIVLLGSILWAAVFDGIGFQANDDTQFISWKGMPTAISLYAFCYCAHPVFPTLYTSMINPKKFSKVMFVCFLLCTICYASMAIVGYLMFGPGVLSQITLNLPTNKISSKVAIYTTLVNPIAKYGLMIKPLENSIENAFPIQYNTRTCSLLIRTTLVISTVIVALAIPLFGYLMSLVGAFLSVTASLVLPCLCFLKISGIYRRVGFEHVVIVGIVILGITIMVIGTYTSVLQIISHL, encoded by the exons ATGGAGCCTAAATTTAACAATGACTCGTCAAGTATAAGAGTGGGGCTACTAGTTCTCAATGAAAATTGCTATCACAAATTACAAAATGATGACAGAATTGAAGATAATAATAGTACTCCTATTCTTGGAGTGGAGGAGAATGGTATTCAACACTCCATTTCAGGACCAACCTCTTTTTCAAGAACTTGTTTCAATGGACTCAATGCTTTGTCAG GTGTTGGCATACTTTCAGTACCCTATGCATTAGCATCAGGAGGATGGTTAAGCTTAATATTTCTCTTCATAATCGCCATCTCAACCTATTACACTGGATTATTAATTCAAAGATGCATGGATATTGATCAAACCATAACAAGTTACCCTGACATTGGGGAACGTGCATTTGGAATTACTGGAAGAATGCTTGTCTCCACGACGATGAACGTTGAACTTTACATGGTCGTAACAGGTTTCTTGATTTTAGAGGGCGATAACTTGCAAAACTTATTCGGAGACATACAATTAGTTCAAATATTTGGACTTATAATTGGTGGAAAACAATGTTTTGTGATTATTATAAGCTTTGTTATTCTGCCCACTGTTTGGCTGAACAATATGATCATCCTTTCTTATATATCTGCCAGTGGAGTGGTGGCATCTATTGTATTACTTGGATCAATCTTGTGGGCTGCTGTATTTGATGGAATTGGATTTCAAGCAAATGATGACACTCAATTTATAAGTTGGAAAGGAATGCCAACTGCTATTAGCCTCTATGCCTTCTGTTACTGTGCTCATCCAGTTTTCCCAACCTTATATACTTCCATGATAAATCCAAAAAAGTTCTCTAAG GtcatgtttgtttgttttctgcTTTGCACCATCTGCTATGCATCAATGGCTATTGTGGGATATCTCATGTTTGGTCCAGGTGTACTTTCCCAAATAACCTTAAATCTCCCCACCAATAAAATCAGCTCAAAAGTGGCAATTTACACCACACTAGTCAACCCAATTGCGAAGTATGGGTTGATGATAAAACCACTAGAAAATAGTATTGAAAATGCATTTCCAATCCAATACAACACAAGGACCTGCAGCCTACTTATCAGAACAACTTTAGTAATTAGCACTGTCATTGTAGCATTAGCTATCCCCTTATTTGGATATCTCATGTCACTTGTTGGAGCATTTTTGAGTGTTACAGCTTCCCTAGTACTCCCGTGCTTGTGCTTCTTGAAGATTTCTGGGATTTATCGAAGAGTAGGATTTGAGCATGTTGTTATAGTCGGGATTGTGATACTAGGCATAACCATTATGGTTATAGGTACTTACACCTCTGTGTTACAAATTATCAGTCATTTGTAA